The sequence TGATCGGCGCGGTCATGAAGGCCATGCAGGGCAAGGCCGACGCCGCGCGCGTGCGCGAGCTCGTGCTGGAGCGCGCCTCGGCGGAGTAGGGGCGGCTCACAGCCGGTTCATGGCCGGGCTCGATAGCGTCGAGACCCCGCGATTGAGGAGCACACCATGGGATTCTTCGACCGACTCTTCGGTGCCCCCGAGCCCGAGCCCCAGCGCCGGCCGGTTTCCCAGCGGCAGCCGGCGCCGCAGGCACGGCCGCAGCGACAGCTGAGCGACGACGAGCTCGCGGTCGAGCGCTACCGCTATCTGCTGCGTACCGCGCCGCCCCAGACGATCGAGCAGGTGCACGCCGAGGCGTTCGCGAAGCTGACGCCCGAGCAGCGCGAACTGGTCTACACCTCGCTCGCCGAACAAGCGCCCGCTGGCGAACGACCCGCCGATGACGAGCCGCAGACGCTCGCGCGCGCGGCGACCCGTCAAGAGATGCGGCAGCCCGGAAGCATGGAGCGGGCGTTCGCGGGTGGGCCCGGTGGACCCGACGGTCGTCGGGGCGGGCCGTCGATGGGCACCATGTTCGCTGGATCGCTGCTCGGCACAGTGGCCGGTGTCGTCGTCGGGTCGGCGATCGCGCAGGCATTTCTTCCCGACCCGAGCTCGTTCGACGCGGGCGGCGACGCCGGAGCAGGCGACGCGGGGGCCGGTGACGCGGGCGCCGACGCAGGAAGCGTCGAAGCGTCCGGCGCCGACGCCGGCTACGGCGGTGACTTCGGTGGTGGCGACGGCGGGTTTAGCGACTTCGGAGGCGGCGACTTCGGTGGCGACTTCGGCTTCTGACCCACTTCTCCCACCCGATGAACACTGACGACCGGGCCACCCGCCGACTCGAATTCACACTGCAGAAGCCGCGGTTCGCGTTCTACGCGGGTGTTCGACCGACGGTCGTGATCGCCGGGCGCGGTCAGCCCGTGCAGTGGGGGATCGGCACCTGGCAGGTGCCGGTCGGTCAGACCGTGGTCGTGGGCGTCTACCTGTTCAACCGGGTGTGGCGGTTCGGCCGCGCCGAGTTCGCACTCGAACCGCATCATGCTCCGGCATTGGTGTACCGGGCTCCCGCGTTGCCGTTCGCGCGTGGCCGTCTCGAGCCGGGCCCGAACGCGTCTGACCGGCGCACGTGAACACGAGCGTGTCGGCGGTCGCGGGTAGGGTTCATGCGTGAGCAAGCAAGACGGCTCGTCACGGCAGGTCACGACCGGTCCGGTCGATGATTCGGCGACCCCGATCCTGCACGTGGACATGGATGCGTTCTTCGTCTCCGTCGAGTTGCTCTCGCGTCCTGATCTTCGCGGCAAGCCCGTACTCGTCGGCGGTACGGCGGGCCGAGGCGTCGTGTCGGCCGCGAGCTACGAGGCACGTCGGTTCGGTGTGAACTCGGCGATGCCGATGTCGGTGGCGCTGCAGCGATGCCCGAACGCGGTCGTGCTGCGCGGCGACTACCGCAAGTATCGGGAGTACTCCGACCGGGTGATGACGATCTTCGAGGAGATGACCCCGCTCGTCGAACCGCTCTCGATCGACGAAGCGTTCCTCGATGTGGGCGGTGCGAGGCGGTTGCACGGCAGCCCGGCGCAGATCGCCTGGACCATCCGCAAGCGGGTGGAGGGCGAGACGGGGCTCACCTGCTCAATCGGCGTCGCCGCGACGAAGTACGTGGCGAAGGTGGCATCCGGCCGTGCGAAGCCCGATGGCATGCTCGTCGTCCCGGCCACCGACACGGTGGCCTTCCTGCATCCGCTGCCGGTGTCGGCGCTGTGGGGCGTCGGGCGGGTGACCGAAGAATCGCTGCAGCGGCTCGGACTGCGCACCGTCGGCGATGTCGCGGCCATGCCGGCCGACGCGCTCGAGCGTGCGGTCGGCCCGTCGCTCGCGCATCGCCTGAGTGCACTGGCGAACGGCGACGACCCGCGCGACGTCACGGTGCACCGGGCCGAGAAGAGCATCGGCCACGAGACGACCTTCGGCCACGACCTCACCGACCCCGAGCAGATCCGGCGGGCGTTGCTCGACCTCGCCGACAGCGTCGCCGTGCGCCTGCGCCGCGCCGACATGGTCGGCCGCACCGTGGTGCTGAAGCTCCGCTACGGAGACTTCCGCACCGTGACGCGCTCGCGCACCCTGTCCGAGCCCACCGACGTCGCCCGCCGTATCTACGAAGAGGCAGCGGCCTCACTCGACGCCCTGCTCACCGAAGGCGCTCGAATCCGCCTGATCGGCGTCCGCGCCGAACAGCTCGGCTCCGCCGGCGGCCCGACCCTCTGGGACCCCGACGAGGAGTGGCGCGAGGCGGAACGCACCATCGACGAGGTCTCCGCCCGGTTCGGCCGCGGCACCGTGCGCCCCGCCTCCCTCGTCGGCCGGGCCCGCCGCGCCCCCGACCTCACCAAGCGGCGCACCGAAGACGACGCCTAGGCCGTCAATCCACGCTGCCTCGCGGAACGATCCAACGCTGCTTGAGCTCGGGGACCGCTCGAGCGATGAGCTCGAAGTCACGGTCGTAGTGCACCACCGACGCGTCGTTGGCCAGCGCGTACGCGGCGATGACGGTATCGAGCGCCCCTGCGCCCCGCACGAGGCCCGCGCGCCATACTCGCAGCTGGATGTCGAGCGTGATCGGCGAGTCCGGAGCGATCCGACACTCGACGAATGCGCTCAGAGCCTCGCTGATCGCGCGGTGTTCGGCGGCTGTCCGCGCGCCGAATCCGTACTCGGCCACGACCGGCGGACAGACGAGAACCGATGACGGCCGGTGCGCGCCGATGAGGGCCTCGAGCGCGATTCGCACTTCGGGTTTGCTCGGAAGTCGCGCCCAGACCGACGTGTCGATGATGAACGGCGCCGCCGCTGACTCAGTCTCTGACGTTGGATCGACGGTGAGGATATCACTCATAGTCGATGCGACTCGCATGCGGCTCGACAGGGATGCCCGAAAGCACTCGCACCGCCTCGAGCTGCCTGGCCCGTTGCACCGCGTCCTCGAGCGCGAGCGTGATCGCCTCACGGTTGGTTCGAACGTGATACGTCGCTTTCGCGTCTTCGAGCAGGTCCGAGTCGATGTTGACAGATGTAATCGGCATCTCACCACCTTGCTTATATAGATCGGACAGAATCATTATATAACTCTTTCCAGCGATCGCGGGTCCGAGCGCAGCGCCGTGTCGGGCTGACGATCTCGTGATGAATGGTAGAATACTGCGATGGTCGCAATCCGCGGCGAGACGCGCGGCTGGCGTGAGCGGTGGGTGCGAGCGCTCGCCCAGTTCCGCCAGGAGCCGGGCACAGAGTCTTTGCGGCGGTTCGAGCCGCTCGTGAAGGCCGCCTGCGACCGTCGGGGGGATTTGCAAGATACGCCGACTTTCGGTCTCCTCGATGACATCGATGCGTTGCGAACGGCGGACTGGCAAGCCGACAGCACCCTCATTGCCTTCTGCGCGGCGATCTCCGAGCTGCTTCGACGGTTGACCTCGATCGAACCGCACCCAGTTCAGCTTCTGGGCGCTATGAGCATGTTGCGCGGTATCGCGATCGACATGGCCACCGGAGAAGGCAAGACCCTGGTAGGCAGTATGGTCGCGGCCGCGTTCGCGCTGCAAGACCGTTGCGTTCATGTCCTCTCCGCCAACGAGTACCTCGCGGTCCGGGACGCTCGATCCGGTGCTGTGCTGTTCGACGCCTTGGGGGTGACATCGGCAGTCGTGACCGCGCCGATGACCGGCGACGAGCGTCGGGTGGCCTACCGCGCCGATGTCGTGTTCTCGACGATTCAGCAACTGGGGTTCGACCAGCTGCGTGACCGCCAAGTCACTCGCCACGATGAGCGGCGCCTACGTGAGCTGGACGTCGCGATCGTCGATGAACTCGACGCGGTGCTCATCGACGAAGCCCTCGTCCCTCTGGTGCTCGCGGGCGATGCTGAGGATGATGTCGTGGTGCCGGGCCTGGCGAAGCTCGTGGCTTCGCTCCGGGCGACCGTCGACTTCACCGTCGATGAGGAGCGCCGGAACGTGATCCTGTCCGACAGCGGTATCGCCAAGCTCGAACGCTTCTTCCATGTCGAGAATCTGTTTGCGCACACCGACCTTCTGGGCGCGGCTCACCTCGCGTTGCACGCAGAGGTGCTGCTCGAGCGCGACGTTCATTACCTCGTGAGCGAACGCGGTATCTCGTTGGTGAACGAGACGCGAGGGCGCATCGCACACCTGCAGCGATGGCCCGATGGGCTGCACGCCGCAGTCGAGATGAAGGAGGGGCTCGCGCCGTCGTCGCAGTCACGCATCCTCGATCAGACCCTCGTGCAGACGGTCGCTCACACGTACCGAACGCTGGTGGGCATGAGCGGGACGGCCGTCGAAGGCGCAGAACGCCTCGCTGAAGACCATGGCCTCCGTATCGCTGCGGTGTCGACGAACGTCCCCTGCGCACGGATCGATGAAGCCGACCGGCTGTTCGCAACTGCATCGGCGCGCGACCGATCGGTCGTC is a genomic window of Agromyces protaetiae containing:
- a CDS encoding DNA polymerase IV, which codes for MSKQDGSSRQVTTGPVDDSATPILHVDMDAFFVSVELLSRPDLRGKPVLVGGTAGRGVVSAASYEARRFGVNSAMPMSVALQRCPNAVVLRGDYRKYREYSDRVMTIFEEMTPLVEPLSIDEAFLDVGGARRLHGSPAQIAWTIRKRVEGETGLTCSIGVAATKYVAKVASGRAKPDGMLVVPATDTVAFLHPLPVSALWGVGRVTEESLQRLGLRTVGDVAAMPADALERAVGPSLAHRLSALANGDDPRDVTVHRAEKSIGHETTFGHDLTDPEQIRRALLDLADSVAVRLRRADMVGRTVVLKLRYGDFRTVTRSRTLSEPTDVARRIYEEAAASLDALLTEGARIRLIGVRAEQLGSAGGPTLWDPDEEWREAERTIDEVSARFGRGTVRPASLVGRARRAPDLTKRRTEDDA
- a CDS encoding PIN domain-containing protein: MRVASTMSDILTVDPTSETESAAAPFIIDTSVWARLPSKPEVRIALEALIGAHRPSSVLVCPPVVAEYGFGARTAAEHRAISEALSAFVECRIAPDSPITLDIQLRVWRAGLVRGAGALDTVIAAYALANDASVVHYDRDFELIARAVPELKQRWIVPRGSVD
- a CDS encoding type II toxin-antitoxin system VapB family antitoxin — translated: MPITSVNIDSDLLEDAKATYHVRTNREAITLALEDAVQRARQLEAVRVLSGIPVEPHASRIDYE
- the secA2 gene encoding accessory Sec system translocase SecA2, coding for MVAIRGETRGWRERWVRALAQFRQEPGTESLRRFEPLVKAACDRRGDLQDTPTFGLLDDIDALRTADWQADSTLIAFCAAISELLRRLTSIEPHPVQLLGAMSMLRGIAIDMATGEGKTLVGSMVAAAFALQDRCVHVLSANEYLAVRDARSGAVLFDALGVTSAVVTAPMTGDERRVAYRADVVFSTIQQLGFDQLRDRQVTRHDERRLRELDVAIVDELDAVLIDEALVPLVLAGDAEDDVVVPGLAKLVASLRATVDFTVDEERRNVILSDSGIAKLERFFHVENLFAHTDLLGAAHLALHAEVLLERDVHYLVSERGISLVNETRGRIAHLQRWPDGLHAAVEMKEGLAPSSQSRILDQTLVQTVAHTYRTLVGMSGTAVEGAERLAEDHGLRIAAVSTNVPCARIDEADRLFATASARDRSVVERITEAHAVGQPVLVGTSSVADSERFATLLEHAGVTCEVLNAKHDADEAAIIARAGMSGAVTISTQMAGRGVDIRLDDAARERGGLLVIGLGRHESVRLDHQLRGRSGRQGDPGTSTFFTSLEDDVVVHHIDPVEIAEVVALEAVPSPRALRLYRRAQRVAEGKVLQAHRKTSAYNQVLEHQRAATLAVRDGYLADDGRIVELLTELQRAGLERDRARRLRHPEWIEFVRQIVLYRIDEGWADHLAHMSDVKEGIHLRALANAVPLVEFTVEARTAFAGFTDHAAEAVLSTLLDLDLDRRPGTIAELGMRRPTSTWTYMIEDNPFGTAADRVIRSLAKLIRPR